From the Leptospira sp. WS60.C2 genome, one window contains:
- a CDS encoding efflux RND transporter permease subunit produces the protein MFAKFLQRPVLAIVISVLVVFVGLISIKNIPISQFPEIAPPRVTITLSFPGASAQVLVQSTITTLEQAINGVAGMRYMISSSTSSGDAIIQVLFDPGTNPNDALVQVKTRVDQMMYRVPELVRLEGIFVQPVQPSMLLYVNLYSKDQNASEKFLYNYATVFLLPELKRIHGIGQAKILGTRQYAMRVWLNPDRMRAYNVTTAEVMKAIEDQSIIARPGRLGQSSGKQAQSLEYTLTYEGWFNEPQQYENIIIRAKNGGELLYLKDISKVELDSEFYNIYSDVDGHPAAAIMFKQTEGSNAKVVIEDIKAKLEELKQTFPPEMDYKLSYDVSNFIDAAIEKVIHTLVEAFVLVAIVVFIFLGDWRSTLIPIIAVPVSLIGAFSFMMALGLTINLITLFAMVLAIGIVVDDAIVVVEAVHAKMAEDHLSVYLSVKAVLGEISGAVIAITLLMTAVFVPVTFLPGPVGVFYRQFAITMATSIVLSGLVALTLTPVLTAMILKPHIQHQKTHNPIDLFLGKFNFYFEILTDKYVNLMKRFSASKLFIVSLLLFFTVGFVFLSQLVPAGFVPGEDQGMIYAVIQTPPGSTIEKTNDVARKLQEIALKIEGVDSVASLAGYEILTEGEGSNAGTCLISLKDWSLRKNSVHDVMEELEHETKNFGAIIEFFEPPAVPGFGAAGGVMFRLLDKTNSGDYTVFDKVHEEFMADLKKREELTGLFSFYSAKFPQLEVKLDRKLAMQKGVNIGDAMDNLDILVGSTYEQGFIRFNQFFKVYVQSSPEYRRLPSDILGLFTPNDKGEMVPYSSFLSLEQKQGANEITRYNAYTSSVINVLPGKGYTTGDAIEAIREVSKTLPKGFEVGWEGLSYDEASRGNEAIFIFLVVIVFVYLVLSAQYESFIIPFSVILSLPPGIFGSFFLLKVLGLANDIYAQIGMIMLIGLLGKNAVLIVEFARQRQEAGLSVFDAALEGAKARFRPILMTSFAFIAGLFPLVVATGPGAIANHTIGACALGGMLFGTVFGVIAVPGLYIIFANIAKGKNLIYHEDNMPLSESNASYHSSEIERKRNRKVRKENK, from the coding sequence ATGTTTGCAAAATTTCTCCAAAGACCTGTGCTTGCGATTGTTATATCCGTCTTAGTTGTGTTTGTCGGATTAATTTCGATTAAAAATATTCCCATATCGCAATTCCCAGAAATTGCACCACCTCGTGTAACGATTACCCTTTCCTTTCCTGGAGCGAGTGCACAAGTTTTAGTACAATCAACCATTACTACTTTGGAGCAAGCTATCAACGGTGTTGCGGGAATGCGTTACATGATTTCGTCTTCTACAAGTTCTGGTGATGCGATCATTCAAGTTTTATTTGATCCTGGCACGAACCCTAATGACGCTCTTGTTCAAGTAAAAACCAGGGTCGATCAAATGATGTATCGAGTTCCTGAGTTAGTAAGACTTGAAGGTATCTTTGTCCAACCTGTACAACCAAGTATGCTCCTCTATGTGAATCTCTATAGTAAAGATCAAAACGCGAGCGAGAAATTTTTATACAATTACGCAACTGTCTTTTTACTACCAGAATTAAAAAGGATTCATGGAATAGGACAAGCTAAGATTTTAGGAACTAGACAATATGCAATGCGTGTTTGGTTAAATCCAGATCGAATGCGTGCCTACAATGTGACAACGGCCGAAGTTATGAAAGCAATTGAAGACCAAAGTATCATTGCAAGACCTGGTCGTCTTGGTCAAAGTTCGGGAAAACAGGCTCAGTCTTTAGAATACACATTAACCTATGAAGGTTGGTTCAATGAGCCTCAGCAATACGAAAATATTATCATTCGAGCCAAAAATGGAGGAGAGTTACTCTATCTCAAAGATATCTCAAAGGTTGAATTGGATAGCGAGTTTTATAATATTTATTCTGATGTAGATGGCCATCCAGCAGCTGCCATCATGTTCAAACAAACGGAAGGAAGTAATGCTAAAGTAGTCATCGAAGACATAAAGGCAAAGTTAGAGGAACTCAAACAAACGTTTCCTCCAGAAATGGATTATAAACTCAGTTATGATGTTTCTAACTTCATCGATGCAGCGATTGAAAAAGTAATTCACACTCTTGTAGAGGCCTTTGTTTTAGTTGCGATTGTAGTATTTATTTTTCTTGGTGATTGGAGATCTACCTTAATTCCGATCATTGCTGTTCCAGTATCATTAATCGGAGCCTTTTCATTCATGATGGCACTTGGACTTACGATCAATTTGATCACACTTTTCGCCATGGTATTAGCCATCGGAATTGTGGTCGATGATGCGATTGTTGTTGTAGAAGCAGTCCATGCTAAGATGGCGGAAGACCATCTTAGTGTCTATTTATCCGTAAAAGCAGTATTAGGTGAAATTAGTGGTGCTGTCATTGCAATCACTCTACTCATGACAGCCGTGTTTGTTCCTGTGACTTTTTTACCTGGTCCCGTCGGAGTATTTTATCGTCAGTTTGCGATCACAATGGCAACCTCGATTGTTTTATCAGGTCTTGTGGCATTAACATTAACGCCTGTCTTAACAGCGATGATATTAAAACCTCACATCCAACATCAAAAAACTCACAATCCTATTGATCTCTTCTTAGGAAAATTCAATTTTTACTTTGAGATCCTTACAGATAAATATGTGAATTTGATGAAACGATTTTCCGCTTCAAAGTTGTTTATCGTGTCTCTTCTCTTATTCTTCACTGTTGGATTTGTATTTCTATCACAATTGGTTCCCGCAGGATTTGTACCTGGAGAAGACCAAGGAATGATCTACGCCGTAATCCAAACACCACCAGGATCAACCATAGAAAAAACAAATGATGTAGCACGAAAACTACAAGAGATTGCTCTAAAAATTGAAGGAGTTGATTCCGTTGCTTCTCTTGCTGGTTATGAAATTTTAACAGAAGGAGAAGGATCGAATGCAGGTACTTGTCTCATCAGTTTAAAAGATTGGTCACTTCGAAAAAATTCTGTTCACGATGTGATGGAGGAATTAGAACACGAAACAAAAAATTTTGGAGCCATCATTGAATTTTTTGAACCGCCAGCAGTTCCAGGATTTGGAGCGGCAGGAGGTGTGATGTTTCGTTTATTAGATAAAACGAATAGTGGTGATTACACTGTCTTTGATAAAGTACATGAAGAGTTTATGGCTGATTTAAAAAAAAGAGAAGAATTAACAGGTCTCTTTTCCTTTTATTCTGCAAAGTTTCCACAACTTGAAGTGAAACTCGATCGGAAACTGGCAATGCAGAAAGGAGTGAATATTGGGGATGCAATGGACAATCTCGACATCCTTGTTGGTAGTACCTATGAACAAGGATTTATTCGATTCAATCAATTCTTTAAAGTCTATGTTCAATCTTCACCAGAATATAGAAGGTTACCTTCTGATATCCTTGGACTTTTTACACCTAATGATAAAGGAGAGATGGTTCCCTATTCTTCATTTTTATCCTTAGAACAAAAACAAGGAGCCAATGAAATCACACGATATAACGCTTATACTTCCTCTGTAATCAACGTTTTGCCAGGCAAAGGGTATACAACTGGGGATGCAATTGAAGCAATACGGGAAGTATCCAAAACATTACCTAAGGGATTCGAAGTTGGTTGGGAAGGTCTTTCCTATGATGAAGCCTCGAGAGGAAATGAAGCCATTTTTATCTTTTTGGTAGTGATTGTTTTCGTTTATCTTGTGTTATCTGCACAGTATGAAAGTTTTATTATTCCTTTTTCCGTCATCTTATCACTTCCACCAGGAATTTTTGGTTCTTTCTTTTTATTGAAGGTATTGGGACTTGCCAATGACATTTATGCTCAAATTGGAATGATCATGCTCATTGGGTTACTTGGTAAAAACGCAGTATTAATTGTAGAGTTTGCTAGGCAAAGGCAAGAAGCAGGACTTAGCGTTTTTGATGCCGCATTAGAAGGGGCAAAGGCAAGATTTCGACCTATTCTGATGACATCGTTTGCTTTTATAGCAGGACTTTTTCCACTTGTTGTAGCAACGGGACCTGGTGCGATTGCAAATCATACAATCGGTGCTTGTGCGTTAGGTGGAATGTTATTTGGAACAGTTTTTGGTGTCATTGCAGTGCCCGGACTCTATATCATTTTTGCGAATATCGCAAAAGGAAAAAACCTCATATATCATGAAGATAATATGCCTCTATCAGAATCTAATGCAAGTTATCATTCTTCCGAAATAGAACGAAAACGAAATAGAAAAGTAAGGAAGGAAAACAAATGA
- a CDS encoding Zn-ribbon domain-containing OB-fold protein yields the protein MSATVTLTGIVCNKCHFKVAEVLDGCPSCGSESIEKVELKPSGHIVSFTIVHVGFGHMAERAPYVLAIVQTEENVKLTTVIEGVSDFTSVKIGDQVRLKTIDEKIGPVFQY from the coding sequence ATGAGCGCAACAGTCACATTGACTGGCATTGTTTGTAACAAATGCCATTTTAAGGTAGCGGAAGTTTTAGATGGGTGTCCATCTTGCGGAAGTGAATCGATCGAGAAGGTGGAGTTAAAACCATCCGGTCATATCGTTTCCTTTACCATCGTGCATGTTGGGTTTGGTCACATGGCAGAAAGAGCTCCTTATGTTCTTGCGATCGTACAAACGGAAGAAAATGTAAAATTGACAACAGTGATTGAAGGTGTATCCGATTTTACTTCTGTGAAAATTGGAGATCAAGTTCGTTTGAAAACAATCGACGAAAAAATTGGTCCTGTCTTTCAATATTAG
- a CDS encoding TolC family protein, protein MKRIGIFFLLLWNFSCIPALYERDKEDLKLPDQFENWETTEKAQKLQTEIWKQFFNEPQLISLIDTAIENNQELAVLEQEISIANNEVFARQGEYLPKLSLQADSGVEQKERFSTPNANSPTLFAHGGLIMSWEVDIWKKLRNATKSSYLRYLASIEGKRYVVTNLVAEITDTYFELKSLDNQLTLVENYIEVLSKVKEIVVLQREAGRTTSLAVKRFEAEVAKNLARKYDIVQRIAITENRHNFLLGRFPERINRNSDDFLEIALPEIQKSVPVDLLENRPDIKQASLVLESRKLDIEVARARFYPSLTIDGNIGYEAFNSKHFKGTPVSLAYGLGGGIIAPLINRKAIEANYATANNFQIQAIYNYEVSLLKAFTEVTNQIVKIKNLSQKYEAKNKQVQNLKESVEISNILFKAGRIDYIDVLFSQRDFLEAQVEAFELKYSLIEANVGLYKALGGGWRGQQEPEGKRKNGTF, encoded by the coding sequence ATGAAACGAATAGGAATCTTTTTTTTACTTCTATGGAATTTCTCTTGTATCCCTGCTCTTTACGAGAGGGATAAAGAAGATTTAAAACTTCCTGATCAATTTGAAAATTGGGAAACTACAGAAAAAGCACAGAAATTACAAACAGAGATCTGGAAACAATTTTTCAACGAACCTCAATTGATATCACTCATTGATACGGCTATCGAGAACAATCAGGAACTTGCTGTATTAGAGCAAGAAATCAGTATCGCAAACAATGAAGTGTTCGCAAGACAAGGGGAGTATTTACCTAAGTTATCATTGCAAGCTGATAGCGGAGTAGAGCAAAAAGAAAGATTTAGTACACCAAATGCCAATTCACCAACTTTGTTTGCTCATGGTGGACTCATCATGAGTTGGGAAGTGGATATTTGGAAAAAACTAAGAAACGCTACAAAGTCTTCTTACCTTCGTTATTTGGCAAGTATCGAAGGAAAACGTTATGTTGTCACAAATTTAGTCGCTGAGATAACAGATACCTACTTTGAATTAAAATCCTTAGATAACCAACTAACACTTGTCGAAAACTATATCGAAGTGCTTTCGAAAGTGAAGGAGATTGTGGTTTTACAAAGGGAAGCAGGTCGCACCACATCGCTTGCGGTAAAACGGTTTGAAGCAGAGGTAGCAAAGAACTTAGCGCGAAAATACGATATTGTTCAAAGAATTGCCATCACTGAAAATCGGCACAATTTTCTTTTAGGAAGATTTCCCGAACGAATCAATCGTAATTCAGATGATTTTTTAGAGATCGCTCTTCCTGAGATTCAAAAGTCAGTGCCTGTTGATCTTTTAGAGAATCGACCCGATATCAAACAAGCAAGTTTGGTTTTAGAGTCACGTAAGTTAGATATCGAAGTGGCAAGGGCAAGATTTTATCCATCACTCACCATTGATGGAAACATTGGATATGAAGCCTTCAACTCAAAACACTTCAAGGGTACACCCGTGTCACTTGCCTATGGATTGGGTGGAGGAATCATTGCCCCTCTCATTAACCGAAAAGCGATTGAAGCCAACTATGCAACAGCCAATAACTTTCAAATTCAAGCGATTTACAATTATGAAGTGTCTCTCTTAAAAGCATTCACAGAGGTTACCAATCAAATTGTTAAAATCAAAAATCTTTCTCAAAAGTACGAAGCTAAAAATAAACAAGTACAGAATCTAAAGGAATCTGTAGAGATATCGAATATATTATTCAAAGCTGGAAGAATTGATTACATCGATGTTTTGTTTAGCCAAAGAGACTTTTTAGAAGCACAAGTGGAAGCATTTGAATTAAAATACAGCCTAATAGAAGCAAACGTTGGTTTGTATAAAGCACTTGGAGGTGGATGGCGGGGTCAACAAGAACCTGAAGGGAAAAGAAAAAACGGAACCTTTTAA
- a CDS encoding acyl-CoA thioesterase produces MTREDNLFQYSIRVRYSEVDSQGIVFNANYLNFLDVAITEYFRARGISYSEFLETYKLDFHVIQSLIDYRNGAKFDEVLEIQLEPSYQSSKVFWKFQMKIGEKEICSGTLTYITVSHVTKKIVKLPEEVTALLRFQKIEK; encoded by the coding sequence ATGACCAGAGAAGATAATCTATTTCAATATTCGATTCGGGTTCGCTACTCGGAAGTAGACTCACAAGGAATTGTTTTTAATGCAAATTATCTGAATTTTTTAGATGTGGCTATTACCGAATACTTTCGCGCGAGAGGCATATCGTATTCTGAATTCTTGGAAACCTACAAATTGGATTTTCACGTGATCCAATCTCTCATCGACTATAGAAATGGTGCCAAGTTTGATGAAGTATTGGAAATTCAATTAGAACCAAGTTATCAATCTTCGAAAGTGTTTTGGAAATTTCAGATGAAAATTGGTGAAAAGGAAATTTGTTCTGGTACACTCACATATATCACTGTGAGTCATGTGACAAAAAAAATTGTAAAGTTGCCAGAGGAAGTTACTGCGCTATTAAGATTTCAAAAAATAGAAAAATAG